In Halovivax gelatinilyticus, the following are encoded in one genomic region:
- the mfnA gene encoding tyrosine decarboxylase MfnA: MQAEPQGFDRVLSSMCTEPHPVARDAAERFLATNPGDPGTYPAVSELEDRAISMLGEIAGLDDPGGYVASGGTEANIQAVRIARERARSRGIETPTVVMPESGHFSFKKAADILDVTLTIVPTDGDHRVRLDAVRERVDAETALVVGVAGSTEYGRVDPLRELGSIAHEYDALFHVDAAWGGFVLPFTDHAWNFAETPVDTMTIDPHKMGQAAIPAGGLLVRDASLLDELAVNTPYLETTAQATLTGTRSGAGVASAVAAMEELWPGGYAAQYERSMANAEWLANRFSDLRYEVVEPSLPLVTADVTRETFDALRADGWRISRTGAGELRVVCMPHVSRSMLESFVDDLRRYESVAEPTAIGGD; encoded by the coding sequence ATGCAGGCCGAGCCCCAGGGGTTCGACCGGGTGTTGTCTTCGATGTGCACGGAGCCCCATCCGGTCGCGAGAGACGCGGCCGAGCGATTTCTCGCGACGAATCCCGGCGACCCTGGCACGTATCCCGCCGTTTCCGAGCTCGAGGACCGGGCTATCTCGATGCTGGGTGAGATCGCCGGACTGGACGATCCTGGCGGCTACGTCGCGAGCGGCGGGACCGAAGCCAACATTCAGGCGGTGCGAATCGCTCGCGAGCGGGCGCGATCTCGCGGGATCGAAACGCCGACCGTCGTCATGCCGGAGTCGGGCCACTTCAGCTTCAAGAAGGCCGCAGACATTCTGGACGTCACACTCACCATCGTGCCGACTGACGGCGACCACCGGGTCCGACTCGACGCCGTCCGAGAGCGGGTCGACGCGGAGACGGCGCTCGTCGTCGGCGTGGCAGGTAGCACCGAGTACGGCCGCGTCGATCCACTCCGGGAACTCGGATCGATCGCCCACGAGTACGACGCGCTCTTTCACGTCGACGCGGCGTGGGGCGGGTTCGTGCTCCCGTTTACCGATCACGCGTGGAACTTCGCCGAAACGCCGGTCGATACGATGACGATCGATCCGCACAAGATGGGCCAGGCCGCGATTCCGGCCGGCGGATTGCTCGTCAGAGACGCGTCGCTACTCGACGAACTTGCCGTCAACACGCCGTACCTCGAGACGACGGCGCAGGCGACGCTCACGGGAACCCGCTCGGGGGCCGGCGTCGCGAGCGCCGTCGCCGCGATGGAAGAACTGTGGCCCGGCGGCTACGCCGCCCAGTACGAGCGATCGATGGCCAACGCGGAGTGGCTGGCCAATCGGTTCAGTGATCTGAGATACGAGGTCGTCGAGCCGTCGCTTCCGCTGGTGACCGCTGACGTCACCCGGGAGACGTTCGACGCGCTCAGAGCCGACGGATGGCGAATATCGCGGACGGGTGCGGGCGAACTCCGCGTCGTCTGTATGCCCCACGTGAGCCGATCGATGCTCGAATCGTTCGTCGACGATCTGAGGCGATACGAGTCCGTCGCCGAACCCACTGCGATCGGCGGAGATTGA
- the ppsA gene encoding phosphoenolpyruvate synthase yields MAVLWLDEIGADDIETVGGKGASLGELTGAGLPVPPGFVVTASTYRSFIENAGIDEELFEAVDVDVEDSSALATAAERAQELITETPFPDDLREEILVAYGEIEENEEAFVAVRSSATAEDLPDASFAGQQETFLNVTGEDLLDRVRRCWASLFTQRAIYYRQEQGFDHAAVNIAVVVQQMVDAEKSGVMFTSHPSTGDATMIVEAAWGLGEAVVSGAVSPDNYVIDRESGSIDATVADKKVEHVKDPETGETVEVAVEDERREKRVLSDAELQRLIELGEHVEAHYGNPQDVEWAMADGEDYMLQSRPITTIENGDGITDAAEMEADTATSITDGSGKVEAVDGESGGLETADGELLVDGLGSSPGLVSGPARLVTRLDDLDKVREGDVIVTEMTTPDMVPAMKRATGIVTDEGGMTSHAAIVSRELGVPAIVGTTNATTVLEDGQLITLDGDKGHILAGSEVEPDEAVEPVEDVRPQSPVKPMTATEVKVNVSIPEAATRAAATGADGVGLLRTEHMILSLNRTPAKFIEDEGVDAYVEELVEGIRTVADEFYPRPVRVRTLDAPTDEFRQLEGGEDEPAEHNPMLGYRGIRRSLDRPDVFAHELEAFRRLFDLGYDNVEIMFPLVNDAEDVYRTKKLMKESGIDPAKQTWGVMIETPASALSVEAMAEAGIDFASFGTNDLTQYTLAVDRNNEHVADKFDELHPAILRLIGDVIETCREHGVDTSICGQAGSKPDMVQYLVNEGISSISANIDAVRDVQHEVKRVEQKLLLDSVR; encoded by the coding sequence ATGGCTGTACTCTGGCTGGACGAGATCGGGGCCGACGACATCGAGACCGTCGGTGGCAAGGGTGCGTCCCTGGGTGAACTAACCGGGGCGGGCTTGCCGGTCCCGCCCGGCTTCGTCGTTACCGCGTCGACCTATCGATCGTTCATCGAAAACGCAGGAATCGACGAGGAGCTGTTCGAGGCCGTCGACGTCGACGTCGAGGACTCGAGCGCCCTCGCGACCGCCGCGGAACGCGCACAAGAACTCATCACCGAGACGCCGTTCCCGGATGACCTTCGCGAGGAGATCCTGGTCGCGTACGGGGAGATCGAAGAGAACGAGGAGGCGTTCGTCGCGGTCAGGTCCTCGGCGACCGCAGAGGACCTGCCTGACGCTTCGTTCGCAGGTCAACAAGAGACGTTTCTCAACGTCACTGGCGAGGACCTCCTCGATCGAGTTCGCCGGTGCTGGGCGTCGCTGTTCACCCAGCGGGCGATCTACTACCGACAGGAACAGGGATTCGACCACGCCGCCGTCAACATCGCCGTCGTCGTCCAGCAGATGGTCGACGCGGAGAAATCCGGCGTCATGTTCACCAGTCACCCGTCGACGGGCGACGCGACAATGATCGTCGAGGCGGCCTGGGGACTCGGCGAAGCCGTCGTTTCGGGGGCCGTCTCGCCCGATAACTACGTCATCGACCGCGAGAGCGGTTCGATCGACGCGACGGTCGCCGACAAGAAGGTAGAACACGTCAAGGACCCCGAAACGGGCGAAACCGTCGAAGTAGCCGTCGAGGACGAGCGACGAGAAAAGCGCGTCCTCTCGGACGCCGAGCTCCAGCGACTGATCGAACTCGGCGAACACGTCGAGGCCCACTACGGGAATCCGCAGGACGTCGAATGGGCGATGGCCGACGGCGAGGACTACATGTTGCAGTCGCGACCGATCACGACGATCGAAAACGGTGACGGCATCACCGACGCCGCCGAGATGGAAGCCGACACCGCGACGAGCATCACGGACGGAAGCGGTAAAGTCGAAGCGGTCGACGGCGAGTCCGGTGGGCTCGAGACGGCAGACGGTGAGCTCCTGGTCGACGGTCTCGGATCGAGTCCCGGACTGGTCTCCGGGCCGGCCCGACTCGTCACCCGCCTCGACGACCTCGATAAAGTCAGAGAGGGTGACGTGATCGTCACCGAGATGACCACGCCAGACATGGTTCCGGCGATGAAACGAGCGACGGGGATCGTGACCGACGAGGGCGGGATGACGAGTCACGCCGCCATCGTTTCGCGCGAGCTCGGCGTTCCCGCCATCGTCGGGACGACGAACGCCACCACCGTTCTGGAGGACGGACAGCTAATCACGCTGGATGGTGATAAGGGCCACATCCTGGCCGGATCCGAAGTCGAACCCGACGAAGCGGTCGAACCCGTCGAAGACGTCCGGCCCCAGTCGCCCGTAAAACCGATGACGGCGACCGAGGTCAAGGTGAACGTCTCCATCCCCGAAGCGGCCACCCGTGCCGCCGCGACCGGAGCCGACGGTGTCGGACTGCTGCGCACCGAACACATGATCCTCTCGCTGAATCGGACGCCCGCGAAGTTCATCGAGGACGAAGGCGTCGACGCCTACGTCGAAGAACTCGTCGAAGGCATCCGAACCGTCGCGGACGAATTTTATCCGCGACCGGTCCGCGTACGGACGCTCGACGCGCCGACCGACGAGTTCCGCCAGCTCGAAGGCGGCGAGGACGAGCCCGCAGAGCACAATCCGATGCTGGGCTACCGGGGAATCCGACGCAGCCTCGACCGTCCCGACGTGTTCGCCCACGAGCTAGAAGCGTTCCGACGCCTCTTCGACCTGGGCTACGACAACGTCGAGATCATGTTCCCACTCGTCAACGACGCGGAAGACGTTTACCGGACGAAGAAGCTCATGAAAGAGTCCGGGATCGATCCGGCAAAACAGACCTGGGGCGTAATGATCGAGACGCCCGCTTCTGCGCTCAGTGTCGAGGCGATGGCCGAAGCCGGTATCGACTTCGCCTCGTTCGGTACGAACGACCTCACGCAGTACACCCTCGCCGTCGACCGGAACAACGAGCACGTCGCCGACAAATTCGACGAACTTCACCCGGCCATCCTCCGATTGATCGGCGACGTGATCGAAACCTGCAGAGAACACGGCGTCGACACCTCGATTTGCGGCCAGGCAGGGTCGAAACCCGACATGGTGCAGTACCTCGTCAACGAGGGGATCAGCTCGATTTCGGCGAACATAGACGCGGTTCGCGACGTCCAGCACGAGGTCAAGCGCGTCGAGCAAAAGCTGTTGCTCGATTCGGTCCGATAG
- the hmgA gene encoding hydroxymethylglutaryl-CoA reductase (NADPH), which translates to MSDPETLADRLRAGEIRLHELEAETDHETAATARRRFVERETDTDLETVGDYAFAAEETETAIENLVGAAQIPLGVAGPVPIDGGAADGEYYLPLATTEGALLASVNRGLSVIRRAGGATARVTKNAMTRAPVFRVDGVVEAAETVEWVGENEERLREAAESTTNHGELLGVEPYVVGDSVFLRFAYDTKDAMGMNMATIATREACEVVEAETPASLVAVSGNLCSDKKPAAINAIEGRGRSVTADVVLPGEFVESRLGTTAEGIVEANTRKNLIGSAKAGSLGFNAHAANVVAAAFLATGQDEAHVVEGSNAITTMDTRETDGDGSADLYASISFASLQVGTVGGGTKLPTQAESLDLLGVRGGGDPAGENADALAEIIAVGALAGELSLLAALSSRHLASAHEELGR; encoded by the coding sequence ATGAGCGACCCCGAGACCCTCGCGGATCGCCTCCGCGCGGGCGAGATTCGGTTGCACGAACTCGAAGCGGAGACCGATCACGAGACGGCGGCGACGGCCCGGAGACGGTTCGTCGAGCGCGAGACGGATACCGACCTCGAGACCGTCGGCGACTACGCCTTCGCCGCCGAAGAGACAGAAACTGCCATCGAGAATCTGGTCGGCGCGGCGCAGATTCCCCTGGGCGTCGCCGGACCGGTGCCGATCGACGGGGGCGCGGCCGACGGCGAGTACTACCTGCCGCTCGCGACGACCGAAGGGGCCCTCCTCGCATCGGTCAACCGCGGTCTGTCCGTCATCCGCCGGGCCGGCGGGGCGACGGCGAGGGTGACCAAGAACGCCATGACGCGCGCGCCGGTGTTTCGCGTCGACGGCGTCGTCGAGGCCGCAGAAACCGTCGAGTGGGTCGGAGAGAACGAAGAGAGACTCCGCGAGGCGGCCGAGTCGACGACCAATCACGGCGAACTGCTCGGCGTCGAACCCTACGTCGTCGGCGACTCGGTCTTTCTCCGCTTCGCCTACGACACGAAAGACGCGATGGGGATGAACATGGCGACGATCGCGACGCGCGAGGCGTGCGAGGTCGTCGAGGCGGAGACGCCCGCCTCGCTCGTCGCCGTCTCCGGCAACCTCTGTTCTGATAAGAAACCGGCGGCGATCAACGCGATCGAGGGTCGCGGTCGGTCGGTCACCGCCGACGTCGTACTTCCGGGCGAGTTCGTCGAATCGCGCCTCGGAACGACCGCCGAGGGTATCGTCGAGGCCAACACCCGAAAGAACTTGATCGGCAGCGCGAAGGCGGGCAGCCTCGGATTCAACGCCCACGCGGCGAACGTCGTCGCGGCGGCCTTCCTCGCGACGGGTCAAGACGAAGCGCACGTCGTCGAGGGATCGAACGCGATCACGACGATGGACACCCGCGAGACCGACGGCGACGGTTCGGCCGACCTCTACGCGAGTATTTCGTTCGCCTCGCTCCAGGTGGGAACCGTCGGCGGCGGGACGAAACTCCCGACGCAGGCCGAATCGCTCGACCTGCTCGGCGTCCGCGGCGGCGGCGATCCAGCCGGTGAGAACGCAGACGCGCTCGCCGAGATCATCGCCGTCGGCGCGCTGGCGGGCGAACTCTCGCTGCTCGCCGCGCTCTCGTCTCGTCATCTCGCGAGCGCGCACGAAGAACTGGGTCGATAA
- a CDS encoding amidohydrolase yields the protein MTDAADLVLVNGEVHALSEPDETAEAVAIRDGRIVRVDRTTEIEHLQGVETDVIDCEGRVVLPGFVDAHTHMESQGSYLVHADLSDASELSDAIDVLSAQADSNREWILGFGYDESEWPAPRYPTREDLDAVSEERPVVAMRVDMHTASLNSVALERLVDEMPDHDVETDGGTPTGVVVEDATEAVWDAIEPDYAQARDLVTAAVDHATSLGVTCVHDKVRNSHAPRIYRDLELAGELDCRIRLDYWSDHLESVIDAGLATNAGSEFVQTGAIKSFTDGSIGARTAKLFELYEDLPANDRSEEGTPTDGRGQWVVDPDELNAIATEAAAHDYQLTVHAIGDEAIEETVDVLAETENTETARHRIEHVELATDDQLERMAEAGLVASMQPNFHQWAKPDGLYDQRLGEERRKRSNRLRDVLDAGVPLALGSDCMPLDPLLGVHHAVNAPMACQRLSVTEALRGYTAGAAYAGFDEDRMGTIEIGKLADLVVLDESPWDNRDRIDEIDVAWTVVGGEVVYDDS from the coding sequence ATGACAGACGCAGCGGATCTCGTCCTGGTGAACGGGGAGGTTCACGCGCTCTCGGAACCGGACGAAACGGCCGAAGCCGTCGCGATCAGAGACGGTCGCATCGTGCGGGTCGATCGGACGACCGAGATCGAACACCTCCAGGGCGTCGAAACCGACGTCATCGATTGTGAGGGTCGGGTCGTCCTGCCGGGATTCGTCGACGCGCACACGCACATGGAGAGCCAGGGGTCGTACCTGGTCCACGCGGACCTCTCGGACGCGAGCGAGCTCTCGGACGCGATCGACGTGCTCTCCGCGCAGGCGGATTCTAACCGCGAGTGGATTCTCGGATTCGGGTACGACGAGAGCGAGTGGCCAGCGCCCCGGTATCCGACCCGGGAGGATCTCGACGCCGTCAGCGAGGAGCGACCGGTCGTCGCCATGCGCGTCGACATGCACACGGCGTCGCTCAACTCGGTCGCGCTCGAACGCCTCGTCGACGAGATGCCTGACCACGACGTCGAGACCGACGGCGGGACGCCGACCGGCGTCGTCGTCGAGGACGCGACCGAGGCCGTCTGGGATGCGATTGAACCGGATTACGCGCAGGCGCGTGATCTCGTCACCGCCGCCGTCGACCACGCCACCTCGCTCGGGGTGACCTGCGTCCACGACAAGGTTCGAAACTCACACGCACCGCGAATATATCGCGACCTCGAACTCGCCGGCGAACTCGACTGTCGTATCAGGCTCGACTACTGGAGCGATCACCTGGAGAGCGTGATCGACGCTGGGCTGGCGACGAACGCCGGCAGCGAGTTCGTCCAAACCGGCGCGATCAAGTCCTTCACGGACGGCAGCATCGGCGCGCGGACGGCGAAGCTGTTCGAACTCTACGAGGATCTACCAGCGAACGATCGATCCGAGGAGGGGACACCGACCGACGGCCGCGGCCAGTGGGTCGTCGACCCCGACGAGCTGAACGCGATCGCCACCGAGGCCGCCGCCCACGACTACCAGCTCACCGTCCACGCCATCGGCGACGAGGCGATCGAGGAGACCGTCGACGTCCTGGCCGAAACCGAGAACACCGAGACGGCTCGCCACCGGATCGAGCACGTCGAACTCGCGACGGACGACCAGCTCGAACGGATGGCCGAAGCGGGACTCGTCGCCTCCATGCAGCCGAACTTTCACCAGTGGGCCAAGCCGGACGGTCTCTACGACCAGCGCCTCGGCGAGGAGCGACGAAAACGCTCGAACCGACTGCGCGACGTTCTCGACGCGGGCGTCCCGCTCGCGCTCGGCTCGGATTGCATGCCGCTCGATCCGTTACTGGGCGTTCACCACGCCGTCAACGCCCCGATGGCGTGCCAGCGTCTCTCGGTGACGGAGGCGCTGCGCGGCTACACCGCCGGTGCGGCCTACGCCGGCTTCGACGAGGATCGGATGGGCACGATCGAGATCGGCAAGCTGGCGGATCTGGTGGTTCTCGACGAATCGCCGTGGGACAATCGTGATCGGATCGACGAAATCGACGTTGCCTGGACGGTCGTGGGCGGGGAGGTAGTTTACGACGACTCCTGA
- a CDS encoding NAD-dependent epimerase/dehydratase family protein, translated as MDHALVIGGTRFIGRHLVEDLLEHDYDVTLFNRGNHDNPFADVEGVDRVQGDRTNDDDLERAAAVEPDVVFDCVAYFPRDVRRATELFDDVDAYVYISSGSAYEREDLPKLEETTPIHECTDEQAVDEDHDSYGPRKAEGDRIVFEAAEDGVNAMSVRPPIVYGPHDYTERLDYWIDRVRRFDRVVVPGDGTNVWHRVYVEDVASGMRIVAEEGEPGEAYNVGDERMVTLRGMIELIDEALASVDPEYDPGVEIVTAGPRELAAADLEMDDFILYRDPPHMLSTGKVARLGWESTPLSTAMERAVADHIESDRTGREHGPDRADEERVLGVLDTL; from the coding sequence ATGGACCACGCGCTCGTCATCGGCGGCACGCGCTTCATCGGTCGCCACCTGGTGGAGGATCTGCTCGAACACGATTACGACGTGACGCTCTTCAACCGCGGAAATCACGACAATCCGTTCGCGGACGTAGAGGGCGTCGATCGCGTACAAGGCGATCGCACGAACGACGACGACCTGGAGCGGGCGGCCGCCGTCGAGCCGGACGTCGTCTTCGATTGCGTCGCGTACTTTCCGCGCGACGTGCGCCGGGCGACGGAGCTGTTCGACGACGTCGACGCCTACGTCTACATCTCGAGCGGCTCCGCCTACGAGCGCGAGGACCTGCCAAAGCTCGAGGAGACGACCCCAATTCACGAGTGCACGGACGAACAGGCGGTCGACGAAGATCACGACAGCTACGGGCCGCGAAAGGCCGAGGGCGATCGAATCGTCTTCGAGGCTGCCGAGGACGGCGTCAACGCGATGAGCGTCCGCCCGCCGATCGTCTACGGCCCGCACGATTACACCGAGCGGCTGGACTACTGGATCGATCGCGTCCGCCGATTCGATCGCGTCGTGGTCCCGGGCGACGGGACGAACGTCTGGCACCGCGTCTACGTCGAGGACGTCGCGAGCGGGATGCGGATCGTCGCGGAGGAGGGCGAACCCGGTGAGGCGTACAACGTCGGCGACGAGCGGATGGTCACCCTGCGCGGAATGATCGAACTGATCGACGAGGCGCTCGCGAGCGTCGACCCCGAGTACGATCCGGGCGTCGAGATCGTCACCGCCGGACCGCGCGAACTCGCCGCCGCCGACCTCGAGATGGACGATTTCATCCTCTACCGGGACCCGCCACACATGCTCTCGACCGGGAAGGTCGCGCGTCTCGGCTGGGAGTCGACGCCGCTTTCGACCGCGATGGAACGAGCCGTCGCCGATCACATCGAGTCCGATCGGACCGGCCGCGAACACGGGCCGGATCGAGCGGACGAAGAACGCGTCCTCGGCGTCCTCGACACGCTGTAG
- the nadA gene encoding quinolinate synthase NadA, with protein MVTMESAEIETDLSLFKYDNLEQLPTAYRTLSEAERTPRIESALETLGDDVIVLGHNYQRREIVEHADFIGDSYELSKRAAEADAEYVVFGGVTFMAESADIITDDDQTVILPSMEASCPMAGMAEALQVDAAWAEITNAAPEANIIPITYMNSYADLKAFCASQGGLVCTSSNAANAFEWAFERGDKILFLPDKHLGENTAYDLGMEDRIATWDPWDPEGKDPEAVAEADIILWDGYCQVHERFTADHVRAIREDDPDAQVVVHPECRREVVEAADVVGSTSTICETIASADPGETWAIGTEIHLTEHLQRWHPEVDVLALCGDACMDCNAMRQIDPNYLTWVLEELVAGRERNVIEVAPEEKELAAVALERMLEV; from the coding sequence ATGGTAACGATGGAATCCGCGGAGATCGAAACGGATCTGAGCCTGTTCAAGTACGACAATCTCGAGCAACTTCCGACGGCGTACCGGACCCTTTCGGAGGCCGAGCGCACCCCGAGAATCGAGTCGGCGCTCGAGACGCTCGGCGACGACGTGATCGTGCTCGGTCACAACTACCAGCGTCGAGAGATCGTCGAGCACGCAGATTTCATCGGCGACTCGTACGAGCTCTCGAAGCGCGCGGCAGAAGCCGACGCCGAGTACGTAGTCTTCGGCGGCGTGACGTTCATGGCCGAGTCCGCTGACATCATCACCGACGACGACCAGACCGTGATCCTCCCGAGCATGGAGGCGTCGTGTCCGATGGCCGGGATGGCAGAAGCCCTGCAGGTCGACGCCGCGTGGGCCGAGATCACGAACGCTGCACCGGAGGCGAATATCATTCCGATCACGTACATGAACTCTTACGCCGACCTGAAAGCGTTCTGTGCGAGCCAGGGCGGGCTCGTCTGTACGTCCTCGAACGCCGCGAACGCGTTCGAATGGGCGTTCGAGCGCGGCGACAAGATCCTCTTCTTACCGGATAAACATCTCGGCGAGAACACCGCCTACGACCTCGGCATGGAGGATCGAATCGCGACCTGGGACCCGTGGGACCCCGAAGGGAAAGACCCCGAAGCGGTCGCCGAGGCGGACATCATCCTCTGGGACGGCTACTGTCAGGTCCACGAGCGCTTTACGGCCGACCACGTCCGGGCGATCCGCGAGGACGACCCGGACGCGCAGGTCGTCGTCCACCCCGAGTGTCGTCGCGAAGTGGTCGAGGCGGCCGACGTCGTCGGCTCGACGAGCACCATCTGCGAGACGATCGCGAGCGCGGACCCGGGAGAAACGTGGGCGATCGGTACCGAGATCCACCTCACCGAACACCTCCAGCGCTGGCACCCGGAGGTCGACGTACTCGCCCTCTGTGGCGACGCCTGCATGGACTGTAACGCCATGCGTCAGATCGACCCGAACTACCTCACCTGGGTCTTAGAGGAACTCGTCGCCGGTCGCGAGCGCAACGTGATCGAAGTCGCCCCCGAGGAGAAGGAACTCGCGGCGGTCGCCCTCGAACGGATGCTGGAGGTCTGA
- a CDS encoding L-aspartate oxidase, whose product MPDDETGRSDTEEVDGRTVESTDVLVVGSGIAGCAAALGAARDGASVLVLTKASRPDDASTDWAQGGISTTRGDPASLKRDIIAASDGTADPNAVDVLVENADDAVTDVLLETIDVEFDRADGEFDYAKEAAHSTERILHVDASTGTHILRPFLRFIDDHDRIEVRDDTAVLDLLADDRGVHGVLTEKSSSGHPIYANATILATGGIGSLYSHTTNPPGSTGDGIAMAALADAEVADMEYVQFHPTAFAGDESRDARDPSNEATFLLSEALRGDGARLLNGDGERFMPSLHEDAELAPRDVVARAVAAERARTGEVVLDVSTLSEPFVEAFPNLASKCADRGVDGDRIPVAPCEHFLCGGIDVDDRGRASLDGLYAVGECARTGVHGANRLASTSLLEGLVWGLRAGEDAAALEAGRRARPDPPELRNSDPELPPRFAAEKFTRLRLTMDENLGLVRDPDDVRRAGGVLRRLKGEVDAYVRTRTSRDLYELRNAAVTAVLVARAASERPKSVGCHYVAEESNATVSADH is encoded by the coding sequence ATGCCAGACGACGAAACCGGCCGTTCGGACACCGAGGAGGTCGACGGACGAACCGTCGAATCGACCGACGTACTGGTCGTCGGTTCGGGAATCGCGGGTTGTGCGGCCGCGCTCGGTGCGGCTCGAGACGGCGCCAGCGTCCTCGTCCTGACGAAAGCCAGCCGGCCCGACGATGCGAGTACGGACTGGGCGCAGGGCGGCATCTCGACGACGCGTGGCGACCCCGCCTCGCTCAAACGGGATATCATCGCAGCGAGCGACGGAACGGCCGATCCGAACGCCGTCGACGTCCTCGTAGAGAACGCGGACGACGCGGTCACGGACGTCTTACTGGAGACGATAGACGTCGAGTTCGATCGCGCGGACGGCGAGTTCGACTACGCGAAAGAGGCCGCACACTCGACCGAGCGGATTCTTCACGTCGACGCGTCGACCGGGACGCACATCCTCAGACCGTTTCTCAGGTTTATCGACGACCACGATCGCATCGAGGTGCGAGACGACACGGCGGTTCTCGACTTGCTCGCCGACGATCGCGGCGTCCACGGTGTCCTCACCGAGAAGTCGTCGTCCGGTCATCCGATCTACGCGAACGCGACGATCCTCGCGACGGGCGGTATCGGCTCGCTCTACAGTCACACGACCAATCCACCCGGATCGACCGGCGATGGCATCGCGATGGCCGCGCTCGCCGACGCCGAGGTCGCGGATATGGAGTACGTTCAGTTCCACCCGACCGCCTTTGCGGGGGACGAGTCGCGAGACGCTCGTGACCCGTCGAACGAGGCCACGTTCCTTCTCTCCGAGGCGCTTCGCGGAGACGGTGCCCGGTTGCTGAACGGGGACGGCGAGCGATTTATGCCGTCGCTTCACGAGGACGCAGAACTCGCACCGCGCGACGTCGTCGCCCGGGCCGTCGCGGCCGAGCGGGCGCGGACCGGCGAGGTCGTCCTCGACGTGAGCACGCTCTCAGAACCCTTCGTCGAGGCGTTTCCGAACCTGGCGTCGAAGTGTGCAGATCGGGGCGTCGACGGCGATCGAATTCCGGTCGCCCCGTGCGAGCACTTCCTCTGTGGCGGAATCGACGTCGACGACCGCGGTCGCGCGAGTCTCGATGGACTGTACGCCGTCGGCGAGTGCGCTCGGACCGGCGTCCACGGCGCGAACCGCCTGGCGAGTACCAGCCTCCTCGAAGGGCTCGTCTGGGGGCTCAGAGCCGGCGAAGACGCGGCCGCGCTGGAAGCGGGGCGTCGGGCTCGTCCCGATCCGCCGGAACTCAGAAACTCGGATCCAGAACTGCCCCCGCGTTTTGCGGCCGAGAAGTTCACTCGGCTCCGGCTGACGATGGACGAGAACCTCGGTCTCGTCCGCGACCCCGACGACGTCCGGCGAGCCGGTGGCGTTCTCCGCCGGCTGAAAGGGGAGGTAGACGCCTACGTGCGGACGCGGACCTCACGGGACCTCTACGAGTTACGGAACGCCGCCGTGACGGCGGTACTCGTCGCGCGGGCGGCGAGCGAACGGCCGAAGTCGGTCGGCTGTCACTACGTCGCCGAGGAGTCGAACGCCACCGTCTCGGCCGACCACTGA